From one Bacillus sp. FJAT-42376 genomic stretch:
- the pelG gene encoding exopolysaccharide Pel transporter PelG, giving the protein MAGIGFQLQKLFKEDYYSSRLKAYLYSLFVTAGPWLIVISTILVLQLLLKAVPGVNAENKQLFMISVSYCFMFSQVLFGFQQLVVTRYTADCLYEKKEEKIFPSFLGFSSVTIVMAFVLWFVFALLSPLYWGYKCWMLALFVLLNLIWIMLLYLSGAKNYQSIAFAFLAGGIFSVLCMFSLLKWNPFPAGQWLSASVMMGSFTAGMAVTFLWLIYAMLRTFPSRGAAMPFEYLSYFDKYPLLALTGVFYNAGLWVSNWLIWANGGEWLLDTFRYHPDYDTALFYAYLTILPTYVIFVVSIETRFYERYRAFFSFINEGGTLTQIKKSKTSMLLVLKQEVERLIRNQGFISLAILFLSISILPLFAGNEQVLRIFRLTLIGAFCNGMTMVMMLLLLYFDDRMGAFRTSAVFFAGIALFTLILLPAGNGSYGVGFTIGSLISFLYSSTRLFRYVSKADYYVFCSSHRTKESGFFHIVSSRLNRLMRV; this is encoded by the coding sequence ATGGCCGGCATCGGATTTCAGCTTCAAAAGTTATTTAAAGAAGATTATTATTCATCCCGGCTGAAAGCTTATCTGTATTCGCTGTTCGTTACTGCAGGGCCCTGGCTGATTGTCATTTCCACCATTCTTGTTCTGCAGCTTCTGCTGAAGGCAGTACCCGGAGTTAATGCAGAGAATAAACAGCTGTTTATGATATCTGTTTCCTATTGCTTTATGTTTTCCCAAGTGCTTTTTGGATTTCAGCAGCTTGTTGTAACCAGGTATACAGCAGATTGTTTATATGAAAAAAAGGAAGAAAAAATTTTCCCCTCATTTTTGGGTTTTTCGTCAGTGACGATTGTCATGGCTTTTGTCTTATGGTTTGTCTTTGCTTTGTTATCTCCGCTTTACTGGGGATATAAATGCTGGATGCTTGCCTTATTTGTCCTGTTGAATCTTATATGGATTATGCTGCTTTACCTTTCCGGTGCAAAAAACTATCAGTCTATTGCCTTCGCTTTTCTGGCTGGAGGGATCTTTTCTGTTTTATGTATGTTCAGCCTGCTGAAATGGAATCCCTTTCCTGCAGGGCAGTGGCTTTCGGCATCGGTCATGATGGGAAGTTTTACTGCCGGTATGGCTGTAACCTTTCTTTGGCTCATTTACGCTATGCTGAGAACCTTTCCGAGCAGAGGAGCTGCGATGCCATTTGAATACTTATCTTACTTTGACAAGTATCCGCTTCTTGCTTTGACAGGGGTTTTCTATAATGCAGGGTTATGGGTAAGCAACTGGCTGATTTGGGCAAACGGCGGAGAATGGCTTCTGGATACATTCAGATATCACCCGGACTATGATACGGCATTGTTTTATGCTTATCTGACAATCCTTCCAACCTATGTCATTTTTGTTGTGTCCATTGAAACACGCTTTTATGAAAGGTATCGGGCTTTCTTTTCCTTTATAAATGAAGGAGGAACATTAACGCAGATTAAGAAATCGAAAACCAGCATGCTCCTGGTTTTGAAACAGGAGGTGGAAAGGCTGATTCGAAATCAAGGGTTTATATCCCTTGCCATCCTTTTTCTCTCGATTAGCATCCTGCCGCTGTTTGCGGGGAATGAACAAGTGCTGAGAATATTCAGGCTTACGCTGATTGGTGCTTTCTGCAACGGGATGACAATGGTCATGATGCTTCTTTTATTGTATTTTGATGACCGTATGGGTGCTTTTCGAACTTCCGCCGTCTTTTTTGCAGGTATTGCATTGTTTACGCTGATCCTGCTTCCTGCGGGAAATGGAAGTTATGGAGTGGGGTTTACGATTGGAAGTCTGATCAGCTTTCTTTATTCCTCAACCAGGCTTTTCCGGTATGTTTCAAAAGCGGATTATTATGTTTTCTGTTCATCGCACCGCACGAAGGAGAGTGGATTTTTCCATATCGTTTCTTCCCGTTTAAATCGGCTGATGAGAGTGTGA
- a CDS encoding YihY/virulence factor BrkB family protein translates to MTFIKELIHRIQKHDLGDLAAVLAYYFLLSLFPLLIFSLTLLPYFSIEPQTVGKFVNQFAPGESGQLLEDQITSLLSSPNGGLLSLGIIGTIWSASNATNAVMRSLNKAHMVEESRAFWKVRGMAILLTFGLVLGLVVTLVLPIFGDVILSNVKGIFPATPLTDSLFTVIRWLIAFVLMAMVLGMIYYFSPNIGLRVKDVYPGAIAGTLLWQLLSFGFSLYVSQFGNYQATYGSLGGVIVLLSWLYLSGFVILIGGEINAIRFCKRTSEHCYTEELDDQKKASF, encoded by the coding sequence ATGACGTTCATCAAAGAACTTATTCATCGTATACAAAAACATGATTTGGGCGATTTGGCAGCCGTTTTAGCCTATTATTTTCTGCTGTCCCTTTTTCCGCTCCTCATCTTTTCACTGACACTTCTCCCCTATTTCTCAATTGAGCCTCAAACAGTCGGGAAATTTGTGAATCAATTTGCTCCGGGGGAATCTGGCCAGCTATTAGAAGATCAAATCACTTCCCTGCTTTCTTCCCCGAATGGAGGACTGCTTTCCTTAGGGATTATCGGAACCATTTGGTCAGCTTCAAATGCCACAAATGCTGTGATGAGATCGTTAAACAAAGCACACATGGTAGAAGAGTCCCGGGCATTTTGGAAAGTAAGAGGGATGGCGATCTTACTGACGTTCGGACTTGTCCTGGGATTGGTTGTCACCCTCGTCCTTCCGATATTCGGTGATGTCATTCTTTCGAATGTAAAGGGAATCTTCCCTGCAACACCTCTGACCGACAGCCTGTTCACAGTGATCCGCTGGCTGATTGCTTTTGTGCTCATGGCAATGGTTCTCGGCATGATTTATTACTTTTCTCCCAATATCGGTCTCCGCGTAAAGGATGTATATCCCGGAGCTATTGCCGGTACTCTTTTGTGGCAGCTGCTGTCGTTTGGTTTTTCCCTGTACGTAAGCCAGTTCGGGAATTATCAGGCTACCTATGGAAGCCTGGGAGGCGTAATTGTCCTGCTGTCGTGGCTTTATTTATCAGGATTTGTGATTCTTATTGGCGGAGAAATCAATGCGATCCGCTTTTGTAAAAGAACAAGTGAACATTGTTACACTGAAGAGCTGGATGATCAAAAAAAAGCTAGCTTTTAA
- the pelF gene encoding GT4 family glycosyltransferase PelF — protein sequence MRVGIIAEGSYPYVSGGVSSWIHTLITRMEEIQFSLFTITPEKKEEKDLKYERTPNTVHHQNIELQGKAPVRKQKSTLSEEELALLFKWFTFQSHDPKALMILGDKGKIGTAEEFFESEAFYQLVQDCYEYEELYGSFLDYMWMWKSMYTPIMHLLQQEYSKVDVIHAASTGYGGLIGTYISIVQGIPFIITEHGIYSREREEEILQSAWIPVLYKKRWIKLFHHLSKHAYEQASDIITLFEKNREYQLEQGAPPQKTLIVPNGIEINSSLTVQEKKDVFHIGAIVRVVPIKDIKTMIYAANTLKRWGYAFHWSILGPDEEMPEYARECKDLVRSLELEDFITFTGRVNVSDYLMGFDVCVLSSLSEGQPLAILEGMAAGKPWVATDVGSCRELIEGREGDPYGACGFVIPPIQPDQLADRLRWFMNHRELLGRMGRNGLSRVKNDYLLEDVISFYRNLYMERGEKNGRHRISASKVI from the coding sequence ATGAGAGTTGGAATCATTGCTGAAGGGAGTTATCCCTATGTAAGCGGAGGTGTATCGAGCTGGATCCATACCCTCATTACCCGAATGGAAGAAATACAGTTCTCTCTTTTCACCATTACACCGGAAAAGAAAGAAGAAAAAGACTTAAAGTATGAACGGACACCCAATACGGTTCATCATCAAAATATAGAGCTGCAAGGAAAGGCACCGGTTAGAAAACAAAAATCAACTCTCTCTGAGGAGGAATTAGCGCTCCTGTTTAAATGGTTTACGTTCCAAAGCCATGACCCGAAAGCGCTGATGATTCTTGGAGATAAGGGAAAAATCGGTACTGCTGAAGAGTTTTTTGAAAGCGAAGCGTTTTATCAGCTTGTTCAGGATTGTTATGAATATGAAGAGCTTTATGGGTCATTTCTTGATTATATGTGGATGTGGAAATCGATGTATACACCGATTATGCACCTCCTTCAGCAGGAATACAGCAAAGTTGATGTCATCCATGCGGCTTCTACAGGATATGGAGGATTAATCGGGACGTATATCTCGATCGTCCAAGGTATTCCTTTCATCATTACGGAACATGGCATTTACTCGCGGGAAAGGGAAGAGGAGATCCTGCAGTCTGCATGGATTCCTGTTCTATACAAGAAAAGGTGGATTAAGCTATTTCATCATTTATCCAAACATGCATATGAACAGGCATCGGATATTATTACGCTCTTCGAGAAGAACAGAGAATATCAGCTTGAACAGGGGGCACCGCCTCAAAAAACATTGATTGTGCCAAACGGAATCGAAATCAATTCTTCTTTAACGGTTCAGGAGAAAAAAGATGTCTTTCATATAGGAGCCATTGTCAGAGTGGTGCCGATTAAAGATATAAAAACCATGATTTATGCTGCCAATACCCTTAAAAGGTGGGGGTACGCTTTTCATTGGTCGATTCTTGGGCCGGATGAAGAAATGCCGGAGTATGCCCGGGAGTGTAAAGATTTAGTAAGGAGTCTCGAGCTTGAAGACTTCATCACTTTTACCGGCCGGGTCAATGTCAGTGATTATTTAATGGGGTTTGATGTTTGCGTGCTCAGCAGTTTATCAGAAGGACAGCCGCTTGCCATCCTTGAGGGAATGGCTGCGGGCAAACCGTGGGTTGCAACAGATGTGGGAAGCTGCAGGGAACTCATTGAGGGGAGAGAAGGGGATCCTTACGGAGCTTGCGGCTTTGTCATCCCTCCTATTCAGCCGGATCAGCTTGCCGACCGCTTAAGATGGTTTATGAATCACCGGGAGCTTCTTGGCCGGATGGGCCGGAATGGACTGAGCAGGGTGAAAAACGATTATCTGCTTGAAGACGTCATTTCTTTTTACAGAAATCTTTATATGGAAAGAGGTGAAAAGAATGGCCGGCATCGGATTTCAGCTTCAAAAGTTATTTAA
- a CDS encoding YjcZ family sporulation protein, with protein MSDGGYCGNSGFALVVVLFILLIIIGASYVGGSCGSCGTCGYGGGYGGGFGW; from the coding sequence ATGAGCGATGGCGGATACTGCGGTAACAGCGGATTTGCATTAGTTGTTGTCCTGTTTATTCTATTGATTATCATCGGCGCGTCCTATGTAGGAGGATCTTGCGGATCTTGCGGAACTTGCGGATACGGCGGCGGATATGGCGGGGGCTTCGGCTGGTAA